In Cicer arietinum cultivar CDC Frontier isolate Library 1 chromosome 7, Cicar.CDCFrontier_v2.0, whole genome shotgun sequence, a single window of DNA contains:
- the LOC101515165 gene encoding uncharacterized protein isoform X1: protein MDHGTRSTGAVLGLCREKDRYPYPVGYIAVRAHNGTTYKMEILEGVNGPKFLISSDDGSSASGKTPDFAWEEFQKKGCPRMKIWHGKRLSSKMDGFELFGFKNQFIQRLLRELVADINGIEERSLVSSNFCNVVSKAEHDDGCHIVGTSPDLLISLGRSHVTGKRSRCELKSKKLNGGSRPRSLELACSRASDVKNKRTLGQGSSTAHNGSEDEDVAHNQIDVSPSLQIMSSVCKRSNCISSQNGLLLNPIDISEDKKGEAVTSERQTELLYSANHNTIEITENLSTEKLLPRSHDVEMKMSSLLVTAEDDKVMQSCSKESQGCIGVDLCAPDTLDSLENTSDSAPSSLDKNTYSEPACEVTSEDLLNSKHEYVRTSDSNPSSEKNNFSSAGQDMAKSMMSLLLPQAVPLLRNASTDEKFTLIPSDILPSMVTISKEEHNEVGCALDVPSSDKMVTEDAYKEQGEKIHRPNTDPCSNSPNTEHMKSIVLDSFEYSQGEDLKNSEFLSFDIAEAGISNFSKETCCPKSQEQLLGDLPNGPSTCCASELGFKNRPCDYDLCVPDSVLDDMSEDRIMEQSIDVCLDLKENPVNVRFNSKQNDLSTTQDYTGGISNASSEVKPKICHIKNMETLAEKTLDEAVGKTDNAKTMIMSSQLPTLVYTRRKRRNSVTLQGNCSTVESTECDKIKLVTPQMHTAICTPPSETIQTKKLNDKLCEPDNSAGLIVETPQAHSHIPDVQSNRVELNTSSQNPNPFSCENKCSGDKEVQFIPEPMTQRNCELKNNLNSNVKFVGRYMHPMPVSSLLIRTREDEIHICVICGLLMSQQRTLFTYKVAIKESNFGFPSVMAHSPIILPDPNHNFIRETMVESTGVELTPDGQYIVLIGSIRTPNCREGKIDCCCSTCTSVCSEKSALKIVHVQCGYVSLMATLEVIDDVHCILVCEPNRLVSVGESGRLHVWVMNSTWSEMVEYFIIPPDGSMSPGIVELKKVPKCAHLVVGRNICGEFSLWDITKLNCVSSFSASKYPINEFSPISLFHLQRKDVGFSYASIEEKAEKLLEATKLWHSEQRETSVFLPSQDVAIWFLVSTPSDVDCCQNHVSTSSHHDVHSARSWRLALLVENSIVFGSPLDPRATAIGVSGGYGISSTSDGVVYTWELSRGSKVDTLHRFEDGTVTSLATDESNSNSRGAVGVAGDGGQLLLYLHLYERDSNK from the exons ACTTTGTAGGGAAAAAGATCGATATCCATATCCAGTTGGCTACATAGCTGTTAGAGCTCATAATGGGACGACTTATAAGATGGAAATTCTTGAAGGCGTTAACGGGCCTAAATTTCTG ATTTCTTCTGATGATGGGAGTTCAGCTTCTGGGAAAACTCCAGACTTTGCGTGGGAGGAATTTCAGAAGAAAGGTTGCCCCCGCATGAAGATTTGGCACGGGAAGAGACTTTCGTCTAAGATGGATGGCTTTGAG CTTTTTGGGTTCAAAAACCAGTTTATTCAGAGGTTGCTTCGCGAACTAGTGGCAGATATAAATGGAATAGAAGAACGAAGCTTAGTATCCTCAAACTTCTGTAATGTGGTTTCTAAAGCAGAGCATGATGATGGCTGCCATATTGTAGGCACAAGTCCTGATTTATTAATTTCCTTGGGAAGATCACATGTTACAGGGAAGAGAAGTAGATGTGAACTGAAAAGTAAAAAGTTAAATGGAGGATCTAGACCTCGATCTCTAGAACTTGCATGTAGTAGAGCTTCAGATGTAAAGAACAAGAGAACTCTTGGTCAAGGGAGTTCTACAGCGCACAATGGTTCAGAAGACGAGGATGTTGCCCACAATCAAATAGATGTATCACCTTCACTGCAAATAATGTCCTCTGTTTGTAAAAGAAGTAATTGCATTTCATCCCAAAATGGTCTGCTATTGAATCCTATTGACATCTCTGAGGACAAAAAAGGGGAGGCTGTAACTTCGGAGAGACAGACGGAGCTTCTATACTCTGCAAATCACAATACTATAGAAATAACTGAAAACTTGTCTACAGAAAAACTG CTTCCTAGGTCACATGATGTGGAGATGAAAATGTCAAGTTTGTTGGTTACAGCAGAAGATGACAAAGTGATGCAGTCATGTTCTAAAGAGTCTCAGGGTTGTATTGGCGTTGATCTTTGTGCACCCGATACACTAGATTCATTAG AAAATACCTCTGATTCTGCGCCAAGTAGTCTGGATAAGAATACTTATAGTGAGCCAGCATGTGAGGTCACCTCTGAAGATTTGTTGAATTCAAAACATGAATACGTGCGTACATCTGATTCAAATCCAAGCtctgagaaaaataattttagttcagCTGGCCAAGATATGGCAAAGTCAATGATGTCACTTTTGCTTCCTCAAGCTGTTCCTTTACTGAGGAATGCCTCAACAGATGAGAAGTTTACTCTTATCCCTTCAGATATATTGCCTTCTATGGTAACTATCTCTAAGGAAGAACATAATGAAGTTGGATGTGCTTTGGATGTACCATCATCTG ATAAAATGGTAACAGAGGATGCATATAAGGAACAAGGTGAAAAGATACATAGGCCCAATACTGACCCATGTTCAAATTCTCCTAATACTGAACATATGAAGTCTATTGTTCTTGATAGTTTCGAGTATAGTCAAGGCGAGGATCTCAAAAACTCAGAATTCTTATCTTTTGATATTGCTGAGGCTGGTATATCTAATTTCAGTAAAGAAACGTGTTGTCCAAAAAGTCAAGAACAGCTTCTTGGTGATTTGCCAAATGGACCATCAACATGCTGTGCTTCAGAGTTGGGCTTTAAAAACAGGCCTTGTGATTATGATTTATGTGTTCCTGATTCCGTTCTGGACGACATGTCTGAGGATAGGATTATGGAACAAAGCATTGATGTGTGCTTGGATTTGAAAGAAAATCCAGTGAATGTTAGATTCAATTCAAAGCAAAATGACCTGTCAACTACACAGGATTATACTGGAG GTATTAGTAATGCATCCTCAGAAGTTAAACCAAAGATTTGTCATATAAAAAACATGGAAACCCTCGCAGAAAAGACACTAGATGAAGCTGTTGGTAAAACGGACAATGCTAAAACAATGATTATGTCTTCTCAGTTACCAACTTTAGTATACACCAGAAGAAAGCGCCGTAATTCTGTTACTCTCCAAGGAAATTGTTCTACTGTGGAAAGTACAGAATGTGACAAGATCAAACTAGTTACTCCACAAATGCATACTGCCATATGCACCCCTCCCTCAGAAactattcaaacaaaaaaattaaatgataaactGTGTGAACCAGACAATTCTGCAGGCTTAATAGTAGAAACACCTCAAGCTCACAGTCACATTCCAGATGTACAAAGCAACCGAGTGGAACTAAACACTTCATCTCAGAATCCAAATCCATTTTCCTGTGAAAATAAGTGCTCTGGTGACAAGGAGGTTCAGTTTATTCCAGAGCCAATGACTCAAAGAAACTGTGAACTCAAGAATAATCTGAACAGTAATGTAAAGTTTGTGGGGCGCTACATGCACCCAATGCCTGTTTCATCATTACTTATAAGAACAAGAGAAGATGAAATCCACATTTGTGTTATATGTGGCCTTCTGATGAGTCAACAAAGAACCCTGTTTACCTACAAGGTTGCTATCAAGGAATCAAATTTTGGGTTCCCCTCTGTCATGGCTCACAGCCCAATAATTTTGCCAGATCCAAATCATAACTTCATAAGAGAA ACTATGGTTGAAAGCACTGGGGTGGAGTTGACTCCTGATGGACAATATATTGTCTTAATAGGCAGCATAAGAACCCCCAATTGCAG GGAAGGAAAAATTGATTGTTGTTGCTCAACATGCACATCAGTCTGTTCCGAGAAGAGTGCTTTGAAGATTGTTCATGTACAATGTGGTTATGTATCACTTATGGCAACACTGGAAGTTATTGATGATGTACATTGTATTTTGGTTTGTGAACCTAACCGACTTGTTTCTGTTGGAGAGAGTGGGAGACTACACGTGTGGGTCATGAATTCAACATGGAG TGAAATGGTAGAGTACTTCATCATTCCGCCTGATGGTTCCATGTCACCTGGCATTGTGGAATTGAAGAAGGTTCCAAAGTGTGCTCATTTGGTTGTCGGCCGAAACATTTGTGGGGAATTTAGTTTATG GGATATTACAAAGCTCAATTGTGTTTCAAGCTTCTCTGCTTCAAAATATCCAATTAACGAGTTCTCTCCTATCAGCCTGTTCCATTTGCAAAGAAAAGACGTGGGGTTCAGCTATGCTAGTATAGAGGAGAAGGCTGAAAAACTTTTAGAAGCAACCAAGTTGTGGCACTCAGAGCAAAGAGAGACGTCTGTGTTTCTACCATCCCAAGATGTTGCTATATGGTTTCTTGTCTCGACTCCCTCAGATGTTGATTGTTGCCAGAATCATGTTTCAACTTCAAGTCATCATGATGTACATTCAGCTAGAAGTTGGAGGCTTGCTCTTTTGGTGGAAAATAGCATAGTTTTTGGAAGTCCCTTGGATCCTAG GGCCACTGCTATTGGTGTCTCAGGTGGTTATGGAATCAGCAGCACAAGTGACGGTGTGGTGTATACGTGGGAATTGTCTAGAGGATCCAAGGTTGATACTCTACACCGTTTTGAGG
- the LOC101515165 gene encoding uncharacterized protein isoform X3, whose translation MVKTRTAAKPSPTDAEPENTDNLEVISIGSLYNGPWDKKYWSSSREKDRYPYPVGYIAVRAHNGTTYKMEILEGVNGPKFLISSDDGSSASGKTPDFAWEEFQKKGCPRMKIWHGKRLSSKMDGFELFGFKNQFIQRLLRELVADINGIEERSLVSSNFCNVVSKAEHDDGCHIVGTSPDLLISLGRSHVTGKRSRCELKSKKLNGGSRPRSLELACSRASDVKNKRTLGQGSSTAHNGSEDEDVAHNQIDVSPSLQIMSSVCKRSNCISSQNGLLLNPIDISEDKKGEAVTSERQTELLYSANHNTIEITENLSTEKLLPRSHDVEMKMSSLLVTAEDDKVMQSCSKESQGCIGVDLCAPDTLDSLENTSDSAPSSLDKNTYSEPACEVTSEDLLNSKHEYVRTSDSNPSSEKNNFSSAGQDMAKSMMSLLLPQAVPLLRNASTDEKFTLIPSDILPSMVTISKEEHNEVGCALDVPSSDKMVTEDAYKEQGEKIHRPNTDPCSNSPNTEHMKSIVLDSFEYSQGEDLKNSEFLSFDIAEAGISNFSKETCCPKSQEQLLGDLPNGPSTCCASELGFKNRPCDYDLCVPDSVLDDMSEDRIMEQSIDVCLDLKENPVNVRFNSKQNDLSTTQDYTGGISNASSEVKPKICHIKNMETLAEKTLDEAVGKTDNAKTMIMSSQLPTLVYTRRKRRNSVTLQGNCSTVESTECDKIKLVTPQMHTAICTPPSETIQTKKLNDKLCEPDNSAGLIVETPQAHSHIPDVQSNRVELNTSSQNPNPFSCENKCSGDKEVQFIPEPMTQRNCELKNNLNSNVKFVGRYMHPMPVSSLLIRTREDEIHICVICGLLMSQQRTLFTYKVAIKESNFGFPSVMAHSPIILPDPNHNFIRETMVESTGVELTPDGQYIVLIGSIRTPNCREGKIDCCCSTCTSVCSEKSALKIVHVQCGYVSLMATLEVIDDVHCILVCEPNRLVSVGESGRLHVWVMNSTWSEMVEYFIIPPDGSMSPGIVELKKVPKCAHLVVGRNICGEFSLWDITKLNCVSSFSASKYPINEFSPISLFHLQRKDVGFSYASIEEKAEKLLEATKLWHSEQRETSVFLPSQDVAIWFLVSTPSDVDCCQNHVSTSSHHDVHSARSWRLALLVENSIVFGSPLDPRATAIGVSGGYGISSTSDGVVYTWELSRGSKVDTLHRFEDGTVTSLATDESNSNSRGAVGVAGDGGQLLLYLHLYERDSNK comes from the exons TAGGGAAAAAGATCGATATCCATATCCAGTTGGCTACATAGCTGTTAGAGCTCATAATGGGACGACTTATAAGATGGAAATTCTTGAAGGCGTTAACGGGCCTAAATTTCTG ATTTCTTCTGATGATGGGAGTTCAGCTTCTGGGAAAACTCCAGACTTTGCGTGGGAGGAATTTCAGAAGAAAGGTTGCCCCCGCATGAAGATTTGGCACGGGAAGAGACTTTCGTCTAAGATGGATGGCTTTGAG CTTTTTGGGTTCAAAAACCAGTTTATTCAGAGGTTGCTTCGCGAACTAGTGGCAGATATAAATGGAATAGAAGAACGAAGCTTAGTATCCTCAAACTTCTGTAATGTGGTTTCTAAAGCAGAGCATGATGATGGCTGCCATATTGTAGGCACAAGTCCTGATTTATTAATTTCCTTGGGAAGATCACATGTTACAGGGAAGAGAAGTAGATGTGAACTGAAAAGTAAAAAGTTAAATGGAGGATCTAGACCTCGATCTCTAGAACTTGCATGTAGTAGAGCTTCAGATGTAAAGAACAAGAGAACTCTTGGTCAAGGGAGTTCTACAGCGCACAATGGTTCAGAAGACGAGGATGTTGCCCACAATCAAATAGATGTATCACCTTCACTGCAAATAATGTCCTCTGTTTGTAAAAGAAGTAATTGCATTTCATCCCAAAATGGTCTGCTATTGAATCCTATTGACATCTCTGAGGACAAAAAAGGGGAGGCTGTAACTTCGGAGAGACAGACGGAGCTTCTATACTCTGCAAATCACAATACTATAGAAATAACTGAAAACTTGTCTACAGAAAAACTG CTTCCTAGGTCACATGATGTGGAGATGAAAATGTCAAGTTTGTTGGTTACAGCAGAAGATGACAAAGTGATGCAGTCATGTTCTAAAGAGTCTCAGGGTTGTATTGGCGTTGATCTTTGTGCACCCGATACACTAGATTCATTAG AAAATACCTCTGATTCTGCGCCAAGTAGTCTGGATAAGAATACTTATAGTGAGCCAGCATGTGAGGTCACCTCTGAAGATTTGTTGAATTCAAAACATGAATACGTGCGTACATCTGATTCAAATCCAAGCtctgagaaaaataattttagttcagCTGGCCAAGATATGGCAAAGTCAATGATGTCACTTTTGCTTCCTCAAGCTGTTCCTTTACTGAGGAATGCCTCAACAGATGAGAAGTTTACTCTTATCCCTTCAGATATATTGCCTTCTATGGTAACTATCTCTAAGGAAGAACATAATGAAGTTGGATGTGCTTTGGATGTACCATCATCTG ATAAAATGGTAACAGAGGATGCATATAAGGAACAAGGTGAAAAGATACATAGGCCCAATACTGACCCATGTTCAAATTCTCCTAATACTGAACATATGAAGTCTATTGTTCTTGATAGTTTCGAGTATAGTCAAGGCGAGGATCTCAAAAACTCAGAATTCTTATCTTTTGATATTGCTGAGGCTGGTATATCTAATTTCAGTAAAGAAACGTGTTGTCCAAAAAGTCAAGAACAGCTTCTTGGTGATTTGCCAAATGGACCATCAACATGCTGTGCTTCAGAGTTGGGCTTTAAAAACAGGCCTTGTGATTATGATTTATGTGTTCCTGATTCCGTTCTGGACGACATGTCTGAGGATAGGATTATGGAACAAAGCATTGATGTGTGCTTGGATTTGAAAGAAAATCCAGTGAATGTTAGATTCAATTCAAAGCAAAATGACCTGTCAACTACACAGGATTATACTGGAG GTATTAGTAATGCATCCTCAGAAGTTAAACCAAAGATTTGTCATATAAAAAACATGGAAACCCTCGCAGAAAAGACACTAGATGAAGCTGTTGGTAAAACGGACAATGCTAAAACAATGATTATGTCTTCTCAGTTACCAACTTTAGTATACACCAGAAGAAAGCGCCGTAATTCTGTTACTCTCCAAGGAAATTGTTCTACTGTGGAAAGTACAGAATGTGACAAGATCAAACTAGTTACTCCACAAATGCATACTGCCATATGCACCCCTCCCTCAGAAactattcaaacaaaaaaattaaatgataaactGTGTGAACCAGACAATTCTGCAGGCTTAATAGTAGAAACACCTCAAGCTCACAGTCACATTCCAGATGTACAAAGCAACCGAGTGGAACTAAACACTTCATCTCAGAATCCAAATCCATTTTCCTGTGAAAATAAGTGCTCTGGTGACAAGGAGGTTCAGTTTATTCCAGAGCCAATGACTCAAAGAAACTGTGAACTCAAGAATAATCTGAACAGTAATGTAAAGTTTGTGGGGCGCTACATGCACCCAATGCCTGTTTCATCATTACTTATAAGAACAAGAGAAGATGAAATCCACATTTGTGTTATATGTGGCCTTCTGATGAGTCAACAAAGAACCCTGTTTACCTACAAGGTTGCTATCAAGGAATCAAATTTTGGGTTCCCCTCTGTCATGGCTCACAGCCCAATAATTTTGCCAGATCCAAATCATAACTTCATAAGAGAA ACTATGGTTGAAAGCACTGGGGTGGAGTTGACTCCTGATGGACAATATATTGTCTTAATAGGCAGCATAAGAACCCCCAATTGCAG GGAAGGAAAAATTGATTGTTGTTGCTCAACATGCACATCAGTCTGTTCCGAGAAGAGTGCTTTGAAGATTGTTCATGTACAATGTGGTTATGTATCACTTATGGCAACACTGGAAGTTATTGATGATGTACATTGTATTTTGGTTTGTGAACCTAACCGACTTGTTTCTGTTGGAGAGAGTGGGAGACTACACGTGTGGGTCATGAATTCAACATGGAG TGAAATGGTAGAGTACTTCATCATTCCGCCTGATGGTTCCATGTCACCTGGCATTGTGGAATTGAAGAAGGTTCCAAAGTGTGCTCATTTGGTTGTCGGCCGAAACATTTGTGGGGAATTTAGTTTATG GGATATTACAAAGCTCAATTGTGTTTCAAGCTTCTCTGCTTCAAAATATCCAATTAACGAGTTCTCTCCTATCAGCCTGTTCCATTTGCAAAGAAAAGACGTGGGGTTCAGCTATGCTAGTATAGAGGAGAAGGCTGAAAAACTTTTAGAAGCAACCAAGTTGTGGCACTCAGAGCAAAGAGAGACGTCTGTGTTTCTACCATCCCAAGATGTTGCTATATGGTTTCTTGTCTCGACTCCCTCAGATGTTGATTGTTGCCAGAATCATGTTTCAACTTCAAGTCATCATGATGTACATTCAGCTAGAAGTTGGAGGCTTGCTCTTTTGGTGGAAAATAGCATAGTTTTTGGAAGTCCCTTGGATCCTAG GGCCACTGCTATTGGTGTCTCAGGTGGTTATGGAATCAGCAGCACAAGTGACGGTGTGGTGTATACGTGGGAATTGTCTAGAGGATCCAAGGTTGATACTCTACACCGTTTTGAGG
- the LOC101515165 gene encoding uncharacterized protein isoform X2, with product MDHGTRSTGAVLGLCREKDRYPYPVGYIAVRAHNGTTYKMEILEGVNGPKFLISSDDGSSASGKTPDFAWEEFQKKGCPRMKIWHGKRLSSKMDGFELFGFKNQFIQRLLRELVADINGIEERSLVSSNFCNVVSKAEHDDGCHIVGTSPDLLISLGRSHVTGKRSRCELKSKKLNGGSRPRSLELACSRASDVKNKRTLGQGSSTAHNGSEDEDVAHNQIDVSPSLQIMSSVCKRSNCISSQNGLLLNPIDISEDKKGEAVTSERQTELLYSANHNTIEITENLSTEKLLPRSHDVEMKMSSLLVTAEDDKVMQSCSKESQGCIGVDLCAPDTLDSLENTSDSAPSSLDKNTYSEPACEVTSEDLLNSKHEYVRTSDSNPSSEKNNFSSAGQDMAKSMMSLLLPQAVPLLRNASTDEKFTLIPSDILPSMVTISKEEHNEVGCALDVPSSDKMVTEDAYKEQGEKIHRPNTDPCSNSPNTEHMKSIVLDSFEYSQGEDLKNSEFLSFDIAEAGISNFSKETCCPKSQEQLLGDLPNGPSTCCASELGFKNRPCDYDLCVPDSVLDDMSEDRIMEQSIDVCLDLKENPVNVRFNSKQNDLSTTQDYTGGISNASSEVKPKICHIKNMETLAEKTLDEAVGKTDNAKTMIMSSQLPTLVYTRRKRRNSVTLQGNCSTVESTECDKIKLVTPQMHTAICTPPSETIQTKKLNDKLCEPDNSAGLIVETPQAHSHIPDVQSNRVELNTSSQNPNPFSCENKCSGDKEVQFIPEPMTQRNCELKNNLNSNVKFVGRYMHPMPVSSLLIRTREDEIHICVICGLLMSQQRTLFTYKVAIKESNFGFPSVMAHSPIILPDPNHNFIRETMVESTGVELTPDGQYIVLIGSIRTPNCREGKIDCCCSTCTSVCSEKSALKIVHVQCGYVSLMATLEVIDDVHCILVCEPNRLVSVGESGRLHVWVMNSTWSEMVEYFIIPPDGSMSPGIVELKKVPKCAHLVVGRNICGEFSLWDITKLNCVSSFSASKYPINEFSPISRKE from the exons ACTTTGTAGGGAAAAAGATCGATATCCATATCCAGTTGGCTACATAGCTGTTAGAGCTCATAATGGGACGACTTATAAGATGGAAATTCTTGAAGGCGTTAACGGGCCTAAATTTCTG ATTTCTTCTGATGATGGGAGTTCAGCTTCTGGGAAAACTCCAGACTTTGCGTGGGAGGAATTTCAGAAGAAAGGTTGCCCCCGCATGAAGATTTGGCACGGGAAGAGACTTTCGTCTAAGATGGATGGCTTTGAG CTTTTTGGGTTCAAAAACCAGTTTATTCAGAGGTTGCTTCGCGAACTAGTGGCAGATATAAATGGAATAGAAGAACGAAGCTTAGTATCCTCAAACTTCTGTAATGTGGTTTCTAAAGCAGAGCATGATGATGGCTGCCATATTGTAGGCACAAGTCCTGATTTATTAATTTCCTTGGGAAGATCACATGTTACAGGGAAGAGAAGTAGATGTGAACTGAAAAGTAAAAAGTTAAATGGAGGATCTAGACCTCGATCTCTAGAACTTGCATGTAGTAGAGCTTCAGATGTAAAGAACAAGAGAACTCTTGGTCAAGGGAGTTCTACAGCGCACAATGGTTCAGAAGACGAGGATGTTGCCCACAATCAAATAGATGTATCACCTTCACTGCAAATAATGTCCTCTGTTTGTAAAAGAAGTAATTGCATTTCATCCCAAAATGGTCTGCTATTGAATCCTATTGACATCTCTGAGGACAAAAAAGGGGAGGCTGTAACTTCGGAGAGACAGACGGAGCTTCTATACTCTGCAAATCACAATACTATAGAAATAACTGAAAACTTGTCTACAGAAAAACTG CTTCCTAGGTCACATGATGTGGAGATGAAAATGTCAAGTTTGTTGGTTACAGCAGAAGATGACAAAGTGATGCAGTCATGTTCTAAAGAGTCTCAGGGTTGTATTGGCGTTGATCTTTGTGCACCCGATACACTAGATTCATTAG AAAATACCTCTGATTCTGCGCCAAGTAGTCTGGATAAGAATACTTATAGTGAGCCAGCATGTGAGGTCACCTCTGAAGATTTGTTGAATTCAAAACATGAATACGTGCGTACATCTGATTCAAATCCAAGCtctgagaaaaataattttagttcagCTGGCCAAGATATGGCAAAGTCAATGATGTCACTTTTGCTTCCTCAAGCTGTTCCTTTACTGAGGAATGCCTCAACAGATGAGAAGTTTACTCTTATCCCTTCAGATATATTGCCTTCTATGGTAACTATCTCTAAGGAAGAACATAATGAAGTTGGATGTGCTTTGGATGTACCATCATCTG ATAAAATGGTAACAGAGGATGCATATAAGGAACAAGGTGAAAAGATACATAGGCCCAATACTGACCCATGTTCAAATTCTCCTAATACTGAACATATGAAGTCTATTGTTCTTGATAGTTTCGAGTATAGTCAAGGCGAGGATCTCAAAAACTCAGAATTCTTATCTTTTGATATTGCTGAGGCTGGTATATCTAATTTCAGTAAAGAAACGTGTTGTCCAAAAAGTCAAGAACAGCTTCTTGGTGATTTGCCAAATGGACCATCAACATGCTGTGCTTCAGAGTTGGGCTTTAAAAACAGGCCTTGTGATTATGATTTATGTGTTCCTGATTCCGTTCTGGACGACATGTCTGAGGATAGGATTATGGAACAAAGCATTGATGTGTGCTTGGATTTGAAAGAAAATCCAGTGAATGTTAGATTCAATTCAAAGCAAAATGACCTGTCAACTACACAGGATTATACTGGAG GTATTAGTAATGCATCCTCAGAAGTTAAACCAAAGATTTGTCATATAAAAAACATGGAAACCCTCGCAGAAAAGACACTAGATGAAGCTGTTGGTAAAACGGACAATGCTAAAACAATGATTATGTCTTCTCAGTTACCAACTTTAGTATACACCAGAAGAAAGCGCCGTAATTCTGTTACTCTCCAAGGAAATTGTTCTACTGTGGAAAGTACAGAATGTGACAAGATCAAACTAGTTACTCCACAAATGCATACTGCCATATGCACCCCTCCCTCAGAAactattcaaacaaaaaaattaaatgataaactGTGTGAACCAGACAATTCTGCAGGCTTAATAGTAGAAACACCTCAAGCTCACAGTCACATTCCAGATGTACAAAGCAACCGAGTGGAACTAAACACTTCATCTCAGAATCCAAATCCATTTTCCTGTGAAAATAAGTGCTCTGGTGACAAGGAGGTTCAGTTTATTCCAGAGCCAATGACTCAAAGAAACTGTGAACTCAAGAATAATCTGAACAGTAATGTAAAGTTTGTGGGGCGCTACATGCACCCAATGCCTGTTTCATCATTACTTATAAGAACAAGAGAAGATGAAATCCACATTTGTGTTATATGTGGCCTTCTGATGAGTCAACAAAGAACCCTGTTTACCTACAAGGTTGCTATCAAGGAATCAAATTTTGGGTTCCCCTCTGTCATGGCTCACAGCCCAATAATTTTGCCAGATCCAAATCATAACTTCATAAGAGAA ACTATGGTTGAAAGCACTGGGGTGGAGTTGACTCCTGATGGACAATATATTGTCTTAATAGGCAGCATAAGAACCCCCAATTGCAG GGAAGGAAAAATTGATTGTTGTTGCTCAACATGCACATCAGTCTGTTCCGAGAAGAGTGCTTTGAAGATTGTTCATGTACAATGTGGTTATGTATCACTTATGGCAACACTGGAAGTTATTGATGATGTACATTGTATTTTGGTTTGTGAACCTAACCGACTTGTTTCTGTTGGAGAGAGTGGGAGACTACACGTGTGGGTCATGAATTCAACATGGAG TGAAATGGTAGAGTACTTCATCATTCCGCCTGATGGTTCCATGTCACCTGGCATTGTGGAATTGAAGAAGGTTCCAAAGTGTGCTCATTTGGTTGTCGGCCGAAACATTTGTGGGGAATTTAGTTTATG GGATATTACAAAGCTCAATTGTGTTTCAAGCTTCTCTGCTTCAAAATATCCAATTAACGAGTTCTCTCCTATAAGCCGAAAAGAGTag